In the genome of Phaseolus vulgaris cultivar G19833 unplaced genomic scaffold, P. vulgaris v2.0 scaffold_14, whole genome shotgun sequence, one region contains:
- the LOC137816951 gene encoding dof zinc finger protein DOF4.6-like isoform X2, whose product MDTAQWPQEMVVKPIEDIVVVTNTCPKVAGAVERKPRPQKEQSLNCPRCHSINTKFCYYNNYSLTQPRYFCKTCRRYWTEGGSLRNIPVGGGSRKNKRSTFCSTPHRNSPDKKLSDLVITPPLSHSQNPKNNIIHQGQDLNLAFPATTSDFRNISELVQQNNNNNSSNNMSASASSPSSTTTTTTPTTSHLSALELLTGITSTSTGLNSFMPVPVPADPNSVYTCGFPLQNFKPALNFSLDGIGHGYASLHNVQSGRLLFPFEDLKQVSTATTMDQKQQGDSTGYWTGMFGGGS is encoded by the exons ATGGACACAGCTCAGTGGCCACAG GAGATGGTGGTGAAACCAATAGAAGATATAGTAGTAGTGACAAATACATGTCCAAAGGTTGCAGGTGCGGTGGAAAGGAAGCCAAGGCCACAGAAAGAACAATCTCTTAACTGTCCAAGGTGTCATTCCATTAACACCAAGTTCTGCTACTACAACAACTACAGCCTCACACAGCCTCGCTATTTCTGCAAGACTTGTAGAAGGTATTGGACAGAAGGTGGATCCCTCAGAAACATCCCTGTAGGAGGTGGTTCCAGGAAGAACAAGAGATCTACTTTTTGTTCCACACCTCATAGAAATTCACCCGACAAGAAGCTTTCTGATCTGGTAATCACACCTCCATTGTCACACTCTCAAAACCCtaagaataatattattcatCAAGGCCAAGATCTCAATCTGGCTTTCCCAGCCACCACCTCAGATTTCAGAAATATCTCTGAATTGgttcaacaaaacaacaacaacaatagtAGCAACAACATGTCGGCTTCGGCTTCTTCTCCATCTTCAACTACTACCACTACCACACCTACAACTTCTCACCTTTCTGCATTGGAGCTTCTTACTGGGATCACTTCAACTTCCACTGGCTTGAATTCTTTCATGCCTGTTCCCGTTCCAGCCGATCCAAATTCTGTCTACACTTGTGGCTTTCCTCTGCAAAATTTCAAGCCAGCCTTGAACTTCTCTTTAGATGGGATTGGACACGGGTACGCGAGTCTGCATAATGTTCAAAGTGGGAGGCTCTTGTTTCCATTTGAGGACTTAAAACAGGTTTCCACTGCTACCACAATGGATCAGAAGCAACAAGGAGATTCAACTGGGTATTGGACTGGAATGTTTGGCGGAGGATCATG A
- the LOC137816951 gene encoding dof zinc finger protein DOF2.5-like isoform X4: MDTAQWPQVAGAVERKPRPQKEQSLNCPRCHSINTKFCYYNNYSLTQPRYFCKTCRRYWTEGGSLRNIPVGGGSRKNKRSTFCSTPHRNSPDKKLSDLVITPPLSHSQNPKNNIIHQGQDLNLAFPATTSDFRNISELVQQNNNNNSSNNMSASASSPSSTTTTTTPTTSHLSALELLTGITSTSTGLNSFMPVPVPADPNSVYTCGFPLQNFKPALNFSLDGIGHGYASLHNVQSGRLLFPFEDLKQVSTATTMDQKQQGDSTGYWTGMFGGGS, encoded by the exons ATGGACACAGCTCAGTGGCCACAG GTTGCAGGTGCGGTGGAAAGGAAGCCAAGGCCACAGAAAGAACAATCTCTTAACTGTCCAAGGTGTCATTCCATTAACACCAAGTTCTGCTACTACAACAACTACAGCCTCACACAGCCTCGCTATTTCTGCAAGACTTGTAGAAGGTATTGGACAGAAGGTGGATCCCTCAGAAACATCCCTGTAGGAGGTGGTTCCAGGAAGAACAAGAGATCTACTTTTTGTTCCACACCTCATAGAAATTCACCCGACAAGAAGCTTTCTGATCTGGTAATCACACCTCCATTGTCACACTCTCAAAACCCtaagaataatattattcatCAAGGCCAAGATCTCAATCTGGCTTTCCCAGCCACCACCTCAGATTTCAGAAATATCTCTGAATTGgttcaacaaaacaacaacaacaatagtAGCAACAACATGTCGGCTTCGGCTTCTTCTCCATCTTCAACTACTACCACTACCACACCTACAACTTCTCACCTTTCTGCATTGGAGCTTCTTACTGGGATCACTTCAACTTCCACTGGCTTGAATTCTTTCATGCCTGTTCCCGTTCCAGCCGATCCAAATTCTGTCTACACTTGTGGCTTTCCTCTGCAAAATTTCAAGCCAGCCTTGAACTTCTCTTTAGATGGGATTGGACACGGGTACGCGAGTCTGCATAATGTTCAAAGTGGGAGGCTCTTGTTTCCATTTGAGGACTTAAAACAGGTTTCCACTGCTACCACAATGGATCAGAAGCAACAAGGAGATTCAACTGGGTATTGGACTGGAATGTTTGGCGGAGGATCATG A
- the LOC137816951 gene encoding dof zinc finger protein DOF4.6-like isoform X1 produces MDTAQWPQEMVVKPIEDIVVVTNTCPKVAGAVERKPRPQKEQSLNCPRCHSINTKFCYYNNYSLTQPRYFCKTCRRYWTEGGSLRNIPVGGGSRKNKRSTFCSTPHRNSPDKKLSDLVITPPLSHSQNPKNNIIHQGQDLNLAFPATTSDFRNISELVQQNNNNNSSNNMSASASSPSSTTTTTTPTTSHLSALELLTGITSTSTGLNSFMPVPVPADPNSVYTCGFPLQNFKPALNFSLDGIGHGYASLHNVQSGRLLFPFEDLKQVSTATTMDQKQQGDSTGYWTGMFGGGSW; encoded by the exons ATGGACACAGCTCAGTGGCCACAG GAGATGGTGGTGAAACCAATAGAAGATATAGTAGTAGTGACAAATACATGTCCAAAGGTTGCAGGTGCGGTGGAAAGGAAGCCAAGGCCACAGAAAGAACAATCTCTTAACTGTCCAAGGTGTCATTCCATTAACACCAAGTTCTGCTACTACAACAACTACAGCCTCACACAGCCTCGCTATTTCTGCAAGACTTGTAGAAGGTATTGGACAGAAGGTGGATCCCTCAGAAACATCCCTGTAGGAGGTGGTTCCAGGAAGAACAAGAGATCTACTTTTTGTTCCACACCTCATAGAAATTCACCCGACAAGAAGCTTTCTGATCTGGTAATCACACCTCCATTGTCACACTCTCAAAACCCtaagaataatattattcatCAAGGCCAAGATCTCAATCTGGCTTTCCCAGCCACCACCTCAGATTTCAGAAATATCTCTGAATTGgttcaacaaaacaacaacaacaatagtAGCAACAACATGTCGGCTTCGGCTTCTTCTCCATCTTCAACTACTACCACTACCACACCTACAACTTCTCACCTTTCTGCATTGGAGCTTCTTACTGGGATCACTTCAACTTCCACTGGCTTGAATTCTTTCATGCCTGTTCCCGTTCCAGCCGATCCAAATTCTGTCTACACTTGTGGCTTTCCTCTGCAAAATTTCAAGCCAGCCTTGAACTTCTCTTTAGATGGGATTGGACACGGGTACGCGAGTCTGCATAATGTTCAAAGTGGGAGGCTCTTGTTTCCATTTGAGGACTTAAAACAGGTTTCCACTGCTACCACAATGGATCAGAAGCAACAAGGAGATTCAACTGGGTATTGGACTGGAATGTTTGGCGGAGGATCATGGTAA
- the LOC137816951 gene encoding dof zinc finger protein DOF2.5-like isoform X3 gives MDTAQWPQVAGAVERKPRPQKEQSLNCPRCHSINTKFCYYNNYSLTQPRYFCKTCRRYWTEGGSLRNIPVGGGSRKNKRSTFCSTPHRNSPDKKLSDLVITPPLSHSQNPKNNIIHQGQDLNLAFPATTSDFRNISELVQQNNNNNSSNNMSASASSPSSTTTTTTPTTSHLSALELLTGITSTSTGLNSFMPVPVPADPNSVYTCGFPLQNFKPALNFSLDGIGHGYASLHNVQSGRLLFPFEDLKQVSTATTMDQKQQGDSTGYWTGMFGGGSW, from the exons ATGGACACAGCTCAGTGGCCACAG GTTGCAGGTGCGGTGGAAAGGAAGCCAAGGCCACAGAAAGAACAATCTCTTAACTGTCCAAGGTGTCATTCCATTAACACCAAGTTCTGCTACTACAACAACTACAGCCTCACACAGCCTCGCTATTTCTGCAAGACTTGTAGAAGGTATTGGACAGAAGGTGGATCCCTCAGAAACATCCCTGTAGGAGGTGGTTCCAGGAAGAACAAGAGATCTACTTTTTGTTCCACACCTCATAGAAATTCACCCGACAAGAAGCTTTCTGATCTGGTAATCACACCTCCATTGTCACACTCTCAAAACCCtaagaataatattattcatCAAGGCCAAGATCTCAATCTGGCTTTCCCAGCCACCACCTCAGATTTCAGAAATATCTCTGAATTGgttcaacaaaacaacaacaacaatagtAGCAACAACATGTCGGCTTCGGCTTCTTCTCCATCTTCAACTACTACCACTACCACACCTACAACTTCTCACCTTTCTGCATTGGAGCTTCTTACTGGGATCACTTCAACTTCCACTGGCTTGAATTCTTTCATGCCTGTTCCCGTTCCAGCCGATCCAAATTCTGTCTACACTTGTGGCTTTCCTCTGCAAAATTTCAAGCCAGCCTTGAACTTCTCTTTAGATGGGATTGGACACGGGTACGCGAGTCTGCATAATGTTCAAAGTGGGAGGCTCTTGTTTCCATTTGAGGACTTAAAACAGGTTTCCACTGCTACCACAATGGATCAGAAGCAACAAGGAGATTCAACTGGGTATTGGACTGGAATGTTTGGCGGAGGATCATGGTAA